AAACCTTATTTATTTTACTGGCTTAACGCAAATTGAATGTATGGCTGTTTTAATTCCATTAGAAAGTGATCCATGTGCTATAACTCTTTGGCTCGATGCTGATTACGTAGAGCAAGAATCAGGGTTAAAAACTTTTGGCTATTTCTTTCCCCAAGAAAGCTTGGGTAGTAAGGTTGTGGAGCGAATCAAAGCTTATGGTTTTCACGCTCCCCGGATTGGATTTGAAAGATATTTTGTGCCTTTTGCTTTTTATGATGTTTTGCGGCAAAACTTTCCGGAGTCAAACTTTATTGATGCGGCTGATTTATTTTACCGTGCCCGGGCTGTTAAGGAACCAACTGAAGTGGAAATGATTCGGAGAGCAGCTCTTGCTGTTTGTAAAGGAATGGAGGCTGCTATAAAAACAATAAGGCCGGGAATAAGTGAGCTCGATGTATTAGCAGAAGCTGAATATGCTATGTTAAAGGCGGGTTCAAATGGTTTACCTTTTCGACCACAAATTGTTTCTGGTAATCGTTGCCTGCTTACTCACCCTCATGCAAGTACTAAATTAATTGAAGAAGGTGAGGTTGTTGTTGTTCACCTTGGTGCAACTTACAATGGTTACTGTGCCAAAATGTGTCGTACTGTTGCTGTTGGAGAAATTTCTGCTGCACAAGAAATGGTCTTTAATCTTTTGTTAGAAGCACAGGAAAAAGCTATTGCAACCTTGAGGCCTGGTTCAAAAGCCTGGGCAGCAGATGAGGTTGCCAGAGAAGTGATCAGAAGGGCAGGTTTTGAGGAATACTATCTTGATGTTATAGGATATGGGGTTGGATTACGACAATCGGAGTTTTACCCAATTATAGGAAAAGGACGTCAGGATATTATTGAGGTTGGTATGGTAGTAGACTTATTATTACCAACTATATATCGTAAGGATATTGGAGGTCCAAGGATAACTGATGTAATTTACGTTGGCGAGCGAGAAAATGAAATACTAACCGATTATCCCAGGAAATTA
The sequence above is drawn from the Carboxydothermus pertinax genome and encodes:
- a CDS encoding M24 family metallopeptidase, whose translation is MKDKLIHRIKKIQKLMAEKDIDILVVVNRENLIYFTGLTQIECMAVLIPLESDPCAITLWLDADYVEQESGLKTFGYFFPQESLGSKVVERIKAYGFHAPRIGFERYFVPFAFYDVLRQNFPESNFIDAADLFYRARAVKEPTEVEMIRRAALAVCKGMEAAIKTIRPGISELDVLAEAEYAMLKAGSNGLPFRPQIVSGNRCLLTHPHASTKLIEEGEVVVVHLGATYNGYCAKMCRTVAVGEISAAQEMVFNLLLEAQEKAIATLRPGSKAWAADEVAREVIRRAGFEEYYLDVIGYGVGLRQSEFYPIIGKGRQDIIEVGMVVDLLLPTIYRKDIGGPRITDVIYVGERENEILTDYPRKLIRV